The Panthera uncia isolate 11264 chromosome C1 unlocalized genomic scaffold, Puncia_PCG_1.0 HiC_scaffold_3, whole genome shotgun sequence genome includes a region encoding these proteins:
- the NEU2 gene encoding LOW QUALITY PROTEIN: sialidase-2 (The sequence of the model RefSeq protein was modified relative to this genomic sequence to represent the inferred CDS: substituted 1 base at 1 genomic stop codon): protein MESCPILQKERVFQSGAHAYRIPALLYLPEQKTVLAFAEQRISKKDEHAELIVLRRGSYDASTHQVQWHAQEVVAQAQLEGHRSMNPSPLYDEKTGTLFLFFIAIPGQVSEHHQLHTRVNVTRLCQVTSPDHGRSWSPARDLTDPAIGTAHKEWATFAVGPGHCLQLRNRTRSLVVPAYAYRNLHPHRRPSPFAFCLVSHDHGHTWQRGNFVAQDTVECQVAEVGGAEQRVVYLNARSPLRARVQAESTNEGLDFKEAQLVEKLVEPPHGCQGSIVSFPGPGVGTDASDRWLLYTHPTDPRQRAHLGAYLGKPRPGPAAWSEPALLATGSCAYSDLQSMGTGPDGSPQFGCLYESDDYEAVMFLAFTLKQAFPAEFLSSXASCVPSRKDSRRPGAPFPPEHPE from the exons ATGGAGTCGTGCCCCATCCTGCAGAAGGAGAGAGTGTTCCAGTCAGGAGCCCATGCCTACAGGATCCCCGCTCTGCTGTATCTGCCTGAGCAGAAGACAGTGCTGGCCTTCGCGGAACAGCGGATAAGCAAGAAGGATGAGCACGCGGAGCTGATCGTCCTGCGCAGAGGAAGCTATGACGCATCCACCCATCAGGTCCAG TGGCACGCCCAGGAGGTGGTGGCCCAGGCCCAGCTGGAGGGCCACCGGTCCATGAACCCAAGCCCCTTGTACGACGAGAAGACAGGaaccctcttcctcttcttcatcgCCATCCCGGGGCAGGTGTCCGAGCACCACCAGCTCCACACCAGGGTCAACGTGACACGGCTGTGCCAGGTCACCAGCCCCGACCACGGGAGGTCCTGGAGCCCCGCCCGAGACCTCACTGACCCCGCCATCGGCACAGCCCACAAGGAGTGGGCCACTTTTGCGGTGGGTCCGGGGCACTGCCTGCAGCTGCGCAACAGGACGCGGAGTCTGGTGGTGCCCGCCTACGCTTACCGGAACCTTCACCCCCACCGGCGGCCTTCGCCGTTTGCCTTCTGCTTGGTCAGCCATGACCACGGGCACACGTGGCAGAGAGGGAACTTCGTGGCCCAGGACACCGTGGAGTGTCAGGTGGCCGAAGTCGGGGGTGCAGAGCAGAGGGTCGTGTATCTGAACGCGAGGAGCCCCCTCAGAGCCAGGGTCCAGGCCGAGAGCACCAACGAGGGCCTCGACTTCAAGGAGGCCCAGCTAGTGGAGAAGCTCGTGGAGCCTCCGCACGGCTGCCAAGGGAGCATCGTCAGCTTTCCCGGCCCCGGGGTGGGGACGGACGCCTCGGACAGATGGCTGCTGTACACTCACCCCACCGACCCACGGCAGAGAGCCCACCTGGGCGCGTACCTCGGCAAGCCGCGCCCGGGCCCCGCGGCCTGGTCGGAGCCCGCCCTGCTGGCCACGGGCAGCTGCGCTTACTCAGACCTCCAGAGCATGGGCACCGGCCCTGACGGGTCACCGCAGTTCGGGTGTCTGTACGAATCGGACGATTACGAGGCGGTCATGTTCCTCGCGTTCACCCTGAAACAAGCCTTCCCAGCTGAGTTTTTGTCTTCGTGAGCCAGCTGTGTGCCATCCAGGAAGGACTCCCGCCGGCCTGGGGCCCCCTTTCCTCCTGAACACCCCGAGTGA